The genomic region GTATGGAAGCCTGCGTTTGCTGCGGGGCTAACAGAGTGATGCTTTTCGCTAGTGACCTGTGCACCGGCTCTACCGGTGATGATGTTGGACTGGAAGCTGCCCGGATTCTTGCCCAGGACTTCAATGTCCACTTCCACCCAGGGGCGGCCATCGGCAATTTCGGAGCCGTTGGCATAGAGGAACATGGAGCTGACGGTTCCGGAGATTGCGCCCATGTACATACGGGCTTCGTACTTGCCGTACATCCATTCGTCAAGGCTGTAAAGTTCTGCGCCGGAAAAGTCTTTTGCCATTGCGTTACCCATAAAAAGAACAGAAACTGCTGCCGCTGCGGCTAATTTCTTGAGACTCATAGTGTCCTCTCTTGGTTTTTCCCATACGTTGTCTAAAAATAAAATGAACTATGTGCTCAGAATTCGCTTGCAAGATTTAAAACAAACAGAGTGTATCAACTGTGTTTGTTTTTAGTCACTTTTGGATAAAATGTCCATGGGATAAGCAAAAAAACAGCTAAAATTCGCCGCTTTGTGAAATAACTTTAACAAAAAGGAAGTTTGGGATATCCCCAAAAGGAGTGATTTATGAGTAAGATTATTTCTATCGCCATTGCAGGTCTCGCTGCTGCATCCGTTTCCCATGCAGCTCTTGCTGATGGTGGCGCCAAGTTCCTCGGCAACATTACAACCAGTAGCCAGATTCGCTCCGATATGGGAACCTACTGGAACCAGATTACCAACGAAAACGGTTGTAAGTGGGGGTCTATCCATTCTACCGATGCCAATGGCAATAGCGTATTCAATTTCAACGGCTTTGATAGCTGCGAAAATGGTTATAAGTGGGCTAAGGCTGAACCGGGCCGTACTTTCAAGTTCCACGCCTTGATCTGGGGTTCCCAGAAGCCTAATTTCCTCTGCACCAAGAAGAACCCGGGCATTACCAAGGAAAAGACCTTGAAGTACATTACCGAATGGTTCGATGCCGTGGCAGCTAAGTTCCCGGATCTTGAATACATTGATGTTGTTAACGAAGCAATCTGGTCTGGTGACCCGGTGAACGGTAACTATCACTCTGGCTATAGCAAGCCTGCTGCAGGTGCCGAAGGCATCAGTACCGACGACCCGGAATGTGGAGGCACCTATATCGTTCAGGCTTTGGGTGGAGACGACATCGTCAACAACAAGCACCAGTACAATTTCGTGAAGAAGGCTTTCGAAATGGCCCGTGAACGCTGGCCCAAGGCAAAGCTCATCTATAACGACTATAACACCCTCTCTTGGCAGATGAACGAAGGTATCGAAATGGTGCAGACCCTGCTCAAGAACGGCGCTCCCATCGACTTCTACGGCCAGCAGGCCCATGACTGTAAGGGTATGAGCAAGTCTGATTTCGAAAGCAAGCTCACCCGAATCCATAACGAAACTGGTCTTCCGTTGCTGATCTCCGAATACGATATCGGCGAAGCTGACGACCAGAAGCAGAAGAATGACTATGCAAACCAGATTCCGTTCATGTGGGAAACCCCGTGGATCGGCGGTATCACCATCTGGGGCTACATCAATGGTGCCACCTGGGCTGCAAATACCGGTATCATGGAAAAGGACGGCAGAAAGCGTCCGGCAATGGTTTGGCTTGAAGAATATTTCGCAAATAACCTGGACAAGGGTAAGAACGAAACTGCTACTCCTATTGAACCCGTTCCGCAGGAACCGTTCAAGGGTGCTCCTATTGCAATTCCGGGCAAGGTTGAAGTGGAAGACTTCGATAAGTCTGGCGTAGGTAAAGATGAAGCTGGCAACAGCAACATTTCCTACAGCGAAAAGGATTCCGAAAACCACGGTGATGTAAAGGACTACCGTGCAGACGCTGCTGGCGTTGACCTTTACAAGAAGGCTACCGGCATTATCCTCGGTTACACCCAGGCTGGCGAATGGCTGGAATACACCGTAAACGTGGCTGAAACCGGTACCTACACCATGTTTGCCGCTGTGGCTTCTGCTGGTGGCTCCGCATTCTCCCTCTCCATGGATGGCGAAGCTATCACCAAGACCATCGAGGTCCCCAAGGCTGCTGAAGGTGAAGACAACTACGATGACTACAACAAGGTCACCGCAAACGTGAACCTCACCGCAGGTAAGCACGTCCTCCGCCTCAACATCGAAAAGGACTGGATGGATATCGACTACATCACCTTCAAGGCCGGCGAAAATGCCGAAGATGATGAGCCCATCACCAAGGACCCCTCCGCAGCCATCAAGCCTGTTGTGCAGAATGCCCAGCTTAACACGGTCGCCCGCGATGACTACGACCTGTTCACCATGGATGGTGCTTTTGTAAGCCGTCTTACCGCCTACGGTATGGATGCCGCTGTTGAAACGGTCAAGCAGAATGGTGCTGGTGTGGCCAAGGGTGTTTACTTCCTCCGCTCCAAGGCCACGGGCAATCTTCAGACCGTCCGTATCGCAAAGTAAGCGAAAAGCTTGAAAAACCATAAAATAT from Fibrobacter sp. harbors:
- a CDS encoding cellulase family glycosylhydrolase, with amino-acid sequence MSKIISIAIAGLAAASVSHAALADGGAKFLGNITTSSQIRSDMGTYWNQITNENGCKWGSIHSTDANGNSVFNFNGFDSCENGYKWAKAEPGRTFKFHALIWGSQKPNFLCTKKNPGITKEKTLKYITEWFDAVAAKFPDLEYIDVVNEAIWSGDPVNGNYHSGYSKPAAGAEGISTDDPECGGTYIVQALGGDDIVNNKHQYNFVKKAFEMARERWPKAKLIYNDYNTLSWQMNEGIEMVQTLLKNGAPIDFYGQQAHDCKGMSKSDFESKLTRIHNETGLPLLISEYDIGEADDQKQKNDYANQIPFMWETPWIGGITIWGYINGATWAANTGIMEKDGRKRPAMVWLEEYFANNLDKGKNETATPIEPVPQEPFKGAPIAIPGKVEVEDFDKSGVGKDEAGNSNISYSEKDSENHGDVKDYRADAAGVDLYKKATGIILGYTQAGEWLEYTVNVAETGTYTMFAAVASAGGSAFSLSMDGEAITKTIEVPKAAEGEDNYDDYNKVTANVNLTAGKHVLRLNIEKDWMDIDYITFKAGENAEDDEPITKDPSAAIKPVVQNAQLNTVARDDYDLFTMDGAFVSRLTAYGMDAAVETVKQNGAGVAKGVYFLRSKATGNLQTVRIAK